A section of the Sebastes fasciatus isolate fSebFas1 chromosome 5, fSebFas1.pri, whole genome shotgun sequence genome encodes:
- the LOC141767316 gene encoding growth arrest and DNA damage-inducible protein GADD45 beta-like — protein MTLEELIGSNSTDIKMETVSPALEALEALEELLVSAQRQDHLTVGVYESAKLMNVDPDSVVLCVLATDEEDEDDIALQIHFTLLQAFCCDNDINILRVSGLSQLALLLEDDSKDSNGNSTGTGTGTGTEPRDLHCILVTNPPVQPLQSQALQDISSFCEESRCRNQWVPCLDMQDR, from the exons ATGACTCTGGAGGAGCTCATCGGATCCAACAGCACCGACATCAA GATGGAGACGGTGAGTCCAGCTCTGGAGGCTCTggaggctctggaggagctgctggtctcAGCGCAGCGGCAAGACCACCTCACTGTGGGGGTCTACGAGTCCGCCAAACTCATGAATGT aGACCCGGACAGCGTGGTTCTGTGCGTGCTCGCCAccgatgaggaggatgaagatgacaTCGCGCTGCAGATCCACTTCACGCTGCTTCAGGCGTTCTGCTGCGACAACGACATCAACATCCTGCGGGTTTCCGGTCTGAGCCAGctggctctgctgctggaggacgACTCCAAGGACAGCAACGGGAACAGCACCGGAACCGGCACCGGTACCGGGACCGAGCCCCGGGACCTGCACTGCATCCTGGTCACT AACCCCCCGGTCCAGCCGCTGCAGTCCCAGGCCCTGCAGGACATCAGCAGCTTCTGCGAGGAGAGCCGCTGCAGGAACCAGTGGGTCCCCTGTCTGGACATGCAGGACCGCTGA